In the genome of Tissierellales bacterium, the window GAGCATATCAACTATTGCACTAGCTCCAGAGATAGATGAGAATATGTCAAACATACCTAAATTTATTGAAAAAGGAATTCGAGTTGCTATAGCGCATACAGATTCTGATTATGAAACCTGCATGCGAGCATTTGATTTTGGAGCAAGTGTAGGAGTTCACTTATTTAATGGCATGAAAGGACTTCATCATAGAGAACCAGGAACTGTGGGCGCAATACTAAGAGATGATAGGGTATATGCTGAACTTATAGCTGATGGGCACCATGTACATCCCGATGTCATAGAATTAGTTTATAGATGCAAGGGTAAGGAAAAACTAATACTTATAAGTGATGCAATGCGTGCAACTGGTATGGAAGATGGAGTTTATCAATTGGGAGAGTTAAGTGTTGTTGTTGAATCAGGAATAGCTAGGACAAGTTATGGGTCTTTAGCAGGAAGCACTTTAAAACTTATTGATTCGGTATTTAATGTTGAAAAATGGACTTCAGCGAGTCTAGAAGATGCCATATATATGGCGTCAATGGCTCCTGCAAAGAGTTTGGGAATAGATGATGAAATGGGAAGTATAAGCATAGGTAAAAAGGCAAATTTGATAGCCATTGAAAATAGGGAGCTTTCAAAAACTTGGGTTGAGGGCAAATTGGTATTCGATAGAGAGGAGCAATAACAATGAAACTAGTATCTTCAAGAGAGATGTTGTTGAAAGCACAGAGAGAAGGATATGCAGTTCCTGC includes:
- the nagA gene encoding N-acetylglucosamine-6-phosphate deacetylase produces the protein MANQFYIFAKTLLEESGETLNKFVKIDNGKIVEIGNERAEELKVIEVDYLAPGLIDTHVHGNTGKDTMDSSYESINQMSIEIASYGVTAFCPTTLTAPKEKIAKALSAVNEARIKGVLGAEVIGAFVEGPYFTETHRGAHPVEFMERASDENVTLFTETFNESISTIALAPEIDENMSNIPKFIEKGIRVAIAHTDSDYETCMRAFDFGASVGVHLFNGMKGLHHREPGTVGAILRDDRVYAELIADGHHVHPDVIELVYRCKGKEKLILISDAMRATGMEDGVYQLGELSVVVESGIARTSYGSLAGSTLKLIDSVFNVEKWTSASLEDAIYMASMAPAKSLGIDDEMGSISIGKKANLIAIENRELSKTWVEGKLVFDREEQ